From one Rhodoferax sp. PAMC 29310 genomic stretch:
- a CDS encoding 4-oxalocrotonate tautomerase: MPTYHIEMLEGRTIEQKKKLVEEITRVSVEVLGGKPDSVDILITDVKRENWATGGVLWTEPRT; encoded by the coding sequence ATGCCGACCTACCATATTGAAATGCTCGAAGGCCGCACGATAGAGCAAAAGAAGAAGCTTGTGGAAGAAATCACCCGCGTCTCCGTCGAAGTATTGGGCGGCAAGCCAGATTCCGTGGATATTCTGATCACTGACGTCAAGCGGGAAAACTGGGCCACCGGGGGTGTGCTCTGGACGGAGCCTCGCACGTAA
- a CDS encoding MBL fold metallo-hydrolase, which translates to MADRPSLPHGVTVFERGWLSSNNILIEGSAGTALIDSGYCAHAAQTLALVQCSLKDRPLDVLVNTHLHSDHCGGNAALQAAYPSLRTLIPPGHAPEVQRWDAVALSYEPTGQTCPAFQMTAALQPGTELRLGDEMWQIHAAPGHDPHSVILFEPESRVLVSADALWERGFGVVFPELEGVDAFAEVGSTIDLIESLDPAWVIPGHGPLFSGVSAAIANARARLDSFVTRPDKHIQYAVKVLLKFKLLEVQRLEHGALLAWAQATPYFGLIHTTHFPSLDFSEWIAQLIADLVRAGAATRDGVMVHNA; encoded by the coding sequence ATGGCTGACCGACCCTCCCTCCCACATGGCGTCACCGTGTTTGAGCGGGGCTGGCTGTCGTCGAACAATATTTTGATCGAGGGCTCGGCGGGTACGGCGCTCATTGACAGCGGCTACTGCGCACATGCCGCACAGACGCTGGCGCTGGTTCAATGCAGTCTGAAGGACCGCCCTTTGGATGTGTTGGTCAACACGCATTTGCACAGTGACCACTGCGGTGGCAACGCCGCTCTGCAAGCCGCCTATCCGTCACTGCGCACACTGATTCCGCCTGGCCATGCCCCTGAGGTTCAGCGTTGGGACGCCGTTGCGCTGAGTTATGAACCCACGGGCCAGACCTGCCCGGCGTTCCAGATGACGGCGGCCCTGCAACCCGGCACCGAGCTTCGCCTGGGCGACGAGATGTGGCAGATCCACGCGGCGCCGGGCCACGACCCTCACTCCGTTATTCTGTTTGAGCCAGAGTCCCGTGTGCTGGTGTCGGCTGATGCCCTGTGGGAGCGGGGCTTTGGCGTGGTGTTTCCGGAGCTGGAAGGGGTGGATGCATTTGCCGAAGTGGGGTCAACGATTGATCTCATCGAGTCGTTGGACCCGGCGTGGGTGATTCCTGGTCATGGCCCTTTGTTCTCGGGCGTGAGTGCTGCGATTGCCAATGCGCGCGCCCGGCTGGACAGTTTTGTGACGAGGCCCGACAAGCACATTCAATACGCGGTTAAGGTCTTGCTGAAGTTCAAGTTGCTGGAGGTGCAGCGCCTGGAGCACGGCGCCTTGCTGGCCTGGGCTCAAGCCACCCCTTACTTCGGCCTCATTCACACCACCCATTTCCCGTCGCTTGATTTCTCCGAGTGGATTGCCCAGCTGATTGCCGACTTGGTTCGCGCAGGTGCAGCCACCCGGGATGGCGTCATGGTCCACAACGCATAA
- a CDS encoding DUF6352 family protein encodes MLVTPEIDYWPTSGYRLLAVDANGHLTVTDDFLRHLLSRPELAPILDSCPAEVALHEQLLETPRCEVPEATLATLQDRDAADNYAVWLRFRARLLAGSTLEASYMALFQGDGVDVAPVLVQQLTQILLRHVLGGKASAMEVRAAEMLFRTQKVSVLEDGSVMAADDETVERHASSGGFGSLGELLKQGGAPLRSVDLDVLGLDNAAAYWQRNECFDLVVSLNHGQPALDALCRVLTRWIAHFLRLEVRLQTDKEIVDEHWVWHVGLDAQASGILNDLYKGDEVSDERRRRLMCLFRLEFVNPADMLAEVAGRPVYLAMAIDEQNRLRLKPQNLLLNLPLSRRS; translated from the coding sequence ATGTTGGTCACACCTGAAATTGATTACTGGCCTACATCAGGCTATCGGCTGCTGGCAGTTGATGCCAACGGGCATCTGACTGTCACCGATGACTTTCTGCGCCACCTGTTGAGTCGCCCCGAACTGGCCCCTATTTTGGACTCCTGTCCCGCCGAGGTGGCGCTGCACGAGCAGTTGCTTGAGACGCCCCGGTGTGAGGTGCCCGAGGCGACTTTGGCGACTCTGCAAGACCGTGACGCGGCTGACAACTATGCGGTGTGGCTGCGTTTTCGAGCCCGCCTGTTGGCCGGGTCCACGCTGGAAGCCAGCTATATGGCCTTGTTCCAGGGGGATGGTGTTGATGTGGCGCCGGTTCTGGTTCAGCAACTGACGCAGATCTTGTTGCGTCATGTGCTGGGCGGCAAAGCGTCAGCGATGGAGGTCCGTGCGGCTGAAATGTTGTTTCGCACCCAGAAAGTATCCGTTCTGGAGGATGGCTCGGTCATGGCTGCAGACGACGAGACGGTCGAACGCCATGCCAGCAGCGGTGGTTTTGGCAGTTTGGGCGAACTGCTCAAACAGGGCGGTGCGCCTTTGCGCAGCGTCGACCTTGATGTCTTGGGGCTGGACAATGCGGCCGCTTATTGGCAGCGCAATGAGTGTTTTGACTTGGTGGTGAGCCTCAATCATGGCCAACCGGCGCTGGACGCCCTTTGCCGGGTGCTCACCCGCTGGATTGCCCACTTTTTACGCCTGGAGGTCCGCCTGCAGACCGACAAGGAAATTGTCGATGAGCACTGGGTTTGGCATGTGGGGCTGGACGCACAGGCCAGCGGCATTTTGAATGACCTTTACAAAGGCGATGAGGTATCAGACGAGCGGCGTCGCCGCCTGATGTGCCTGTTTCGACTGGAGTTTGTCAATCCGGCAGATATGCTGGCAGAGGTGGCCGGGCGCCCGGTCTACCTGGCCATGGCCATTGACGAGCAGAATCGCCTGCGGCTCAAGCCGCAAAACTTATTGCTGAACTTGCCATTATCGCGACGCTCTTAA
- a CDS encoding class II glutamine amidotransferase → MCQLLGMNSRLPASLTLSFTGFSQRGGGTDHHSDGWGIAFFESDATTPNLPGKGVRYFVDKESAATSSIAKMLRSYPIKSHNVIAHVRKATVGKVMLENCHPFVRELWGRYWVFAHNGDLKGYTPHLHGAFRPVGDTDSEQAFCWLLQELAKSHAGVPSIEELTCTLNELAPQVAKFGTFNFLLSNGEALWAHASTKLHYVLRQPPFTHVHLKDEDVKADLAALNGPEDRLAIVVTEPLTTNEQWTAMVPGQLTVFVEGTVSSCNTLTAPAGATVSA, encoded by the coding sequence ATGTGCCAACTTCTTGGAATGAACAGCCGGTTGCCCGCAAGCCTGACCCTGAGTTTCACAGGGTTCTCTCAGAGAGGCGGGGGCACTGACCACCATTCGGATGGCTGGGGTATCGCATTTTTTGAGAGTGACGCGACCACGCCCAACCTGCCGGGAAAGGGCGTTCGGTATTTTGTTGACAAAGAGAGCGCGGCTACCTCTTCCATTGCGAAGATGCTGCGCAGCTACCCGATCAAAAGTCACAACGTCATTGCCCATGTGCGCAAGGCCACTGTTGGCAAGGTGATGCTGGAAAATTGTCACCCTTTTGTGCGGGAGTTGTGGGGCCGCTACTGGGTGTTTGCCCATAACGGGGACCTCAAGGGCTATACCCCGCATCTGCATGGTGCGTTTCGCCCGGTCGGTGATACCGACAGCGAGCAGGCCTTTTGCTGGCTATTGCAAGAATTGGCCAAATCACATGCAGGGGTGCCCTCGATTGAGGAGCTGACCTGCACCCTGAACGAGCTGGCACCGCAGGTTGCCAAATTTGGCACTTTCAATTTTCTGCTGAGCAATGGAGAGGCCTTGTGGGCTCATGCATCTACCAAACTGCATTACGTCTTGCGTCAGCCACCGTTCACGCACGTTCACTTGAAAGACGAAGACGTCAAAGCGGATCTGGCCGCGCTCAATGGCCCTGAAGACCGCCTTGCCATTGTGGTTACTGAGCCACTCACCACCAACGAGCAATGGACGGCGATGGTGCCGGGACAATTGACAGTGTTTGTGGAGGGGACGGTGTCGTCTTGCAATACCTTGACCGCCCCAGCCGGCGCTACAGTGTCGGCTTGA
- the gshA gene encoding glutamate--cysteine ligase, whose product MVPHLVTALNGPINELEQRVLDSTPAIERWFRLEWMEHTPPFYSSVDVRNAGFKLAPVDTNLFPGCWQNLTPEMLPLAVQAAMASIEKICPEARNLLLIPENQPSSTSYLANVAQLRRIFHMAGLNVRVGSIDPAIKKPTTIELPTGERVTLEPVIRTKRRLGLKDFDPCTILLNNDLSAGVPGILEEVYEQYQLPPLHAGWATRRKSKHFKCYEEVSKRLGKLLGVDPWLINPMFDKCENVNLLEPAGMDQLRTHVDALLAKIRRKYKEYGIKEKPFVVIKADDGNHALGVLTVRDAKDMDTLLPRLQEIAKGRPGVSLPQDILIQEGVLTKERINDAVAEPVVYMMDRYVVGGFYRVHAGRGIDENLNAPGASFVPLAFEQSAHLPQPGIKPGASAPNRFYMYGVIGRLAMLAASYELEATDPDAEVYA is encoded by the coding sequence ATGGTTCCACATCTTGTCACCGCACTTAACGGCCCCATCAACGAACTGGAGCAGCGGGTGCTGGACTCCACTCCCGCCATCGAGCGCTGGTTTCGCTTGGAGTGGATGGAGCACACACCGCCGTTTTACAGCTCGGTGGATGTGCGAAACGCCGGGTTCAAACTGGCGCCCGTGGACACCAATCTGTTTCCCGGCTGCTGGCAAAACCTGACCCCCGAGATGTTGCCGCTGGCTGTTCAGGCGGCCATGGCCTCGATCGAAAAAATTTGCCCTGAAGCGCGCAATCTGCTGCTGATTCCAGAGAATCAGCCCAGTAGCACGTCCTACCTTGCCAACGTGGCACAGTTGCGACGCATCTTTCACATGGCGGGGTTGAATGTTCGCGTGGGCTCCATCGATCCGGCCATCAAAAAACCCACTACGATTGAACTGCCGACCGGTGAGCGCGTGACGCTGGAGCCCGTCATTCGCACCAAGCGCCGTCTGGGCTTGAAAGACTTTGACCCCTGCACCATTTTGCTGAACAACGACCTCAGTGCAGGTGTGCCAGGCATTCTGGAAGAGGTCTACGAGCAGTACCAGTTGCCACCGCTTCATGCGGGCTGGGCCACACGTCGCAAAAGCAAGCATTTTAAGTGCTACGAAGAGGTTTCCAAGAGATTGGGCAAGTTGTTGGGAGTCGACCCGTGGTTGATCAATCCCATGTTTGACAAGTGTGAAAACGTCAACTTACTTGAGCCTGCCGGGATGGACCAACTTCGCACGCATGTGGATGCCTTGCTTGCCAAAATTCGTCGCAAATACAAGGAATACGGCATCAAGGAAAAACCGTTTGTGGTGATCAAGGCGGACGATGGCAATCACGCGCTGGGCGTCCTGACAGTGCGCGATGCCAAGGACATGGATACTTTGCTTCCCCGTCTTCAGGAAATTGCCAAAGGGCGGCCAGGCGTTTCTCTGCCGCAAGACATCCTGATTCAGGAAGGCGTTTTGACCAAGGAGCGTATCAATGACGCCGTGGCGGAGCCCGTGGTGTACATGATGGACCGCTACGTGGTGGGTGGTTTTTACCGGGTCCACGCTGGTCGTGGGATTGATGAAAACCTGAACGCACCAGGCGCCAGTTTTGTGCCCTTGGCATTCGAGCAAAGCGCACATCTGCCCCAACCCGGCATCAAGCCTGGCGCGAGTGCACCCAATCGCTTCTATATGTATGGCGTGATCGGGCGCCTTGCCATGCTGGCCGCCAGTTATGAACTGGAAGCAACCGACCCCGACGCAGAGGTCTATGCCTAG
- a CDS encoding potassium transporter Kup: MSASKSSLTALTLGAIGVVYGDIGTSVLYAIKEVFGSGHVPFTPDNVYGILSIFFWTLTVIISLKYVTLVLRADNNGEGGLVAMLALASQSVKDKPELRRVLLIVGIFGACLFYGDGVITPAISVLSAVEGLEVVSPTFKSAVIPLTLVILFGLFAVQKRGTADIGRFFGPITVVWFVTIAALGVVQIAGHPTILWAMSPHYALGFMWHNPGITFIILGAVVLCVTGGEALYADMGHFGKKPIRLAWFSVVMPCLTLNYFGQGALLLENPAAVKNPFFMMAPDWALVPLVGLATMATVIASQALISGAFSVTKQVIQLGYLPRLQVLHTSVKDTGQIYMPFVNWGLFVAIVMAVVMFRSSSNLASAYGIAVTLDMLITTVLTFFVIRYSWKYPLVLCIGATALFFVVDLAFFASNMRKFFDGGWFPLMIGGAIFTLMLTWKEGRRLLNEKLKADAIDLPSFLDAVFVSPPVRVEGTAVFLTAETGTVPNALLHNLKHNKVLHANNLFVTVQNHEVPWIGMGKRLEIEALGHDCWQVKIHYGFKNDPDVPKALQQIKGRGCELEEMSTSYFLSRDTVVPSMGRGMARWREKLFAQMHHNASGAADFLKLPNNAVVELGSKIEI, translated from the coding sequence GTGTCCGCATCAAAATCGTCTCTCACCGCACTCACTCTGGGTGCCATCGGCGTTGTCTATGGCGACATCGGGACCAGCGTTCTCTACGCGATCAAAGAGGTCTTCGGCTCCGGCCATGTACCGTTTACCCCTGATAACGTCTACGGTATTTTGTCCATTTTTTTCTGGACCTTGACCGTCATCATTTCGCTCAAGTACGTCACCTTGGTGCTCCGCGCGGATAACAATGGGGAAGGCGGGTTGGTAGCCATGCTGGCGCTGGCCTCCCAGTCCGTCAAAGACAAGCCCGAGTTGAGGCGGGTCTTGCTGATAGTGGGGATTTTCGGCGCCTGCCTGTTTTATGGTGATGGGGTCATCACACCGGCCATCTCGGTGCTCTCAGCGGTCGAGGGCCTGGAAGTGGTGTCCCCGACCTTCAAGAGCGCGGTGATTCCACTTACCCTGGTCATTTTGTTTGGTTTGTTTGCCGTCCAAAAGCGTGGCACGGCCGACATTGGCAGGTTTTTTGGCCCGATCACGGTCGTTTGGTTTGTCACCATTGCTGCCCTAGGCGTGGTTCAAATTGCGGGTCACCCCACCATTCTTTGGGCCATGAGCCCTCACTACGCGCTGGGTTTCATGTGGCACAACCCGGGCATCACGTTCATCATCCTGGGTGCGGTGGTGCTTTGCGTCACGGGTGGTGAGGCCTTGTATGCCGACATGGGTCACTTCGGCAAGAAGCCGATTCGCCTCGCCTGGTTTTCGGTGGTCATGCCCTGTCTGACGCTCAACTATTTTGGACAAGGTGCCTTGTTGCTGGAAAATCCGGCAGCCGTCAAAAATCCATTCTTCATGATGGCGCCCGACTGGGCGCTGGTGCCGCTGGTCGGCTTGGCCACGATGGCCACCGTGATTGCGTCGCAAGCCCTTATCTCCGGTGCGTTCAGCGTCACCAAACAAGTGATTCAACTGGGGTATTTGCCGCGTCTGCAAGTCCTGCATACCAGCGTCAAGGACACCGGCCAGATCTACATGCCGTTTGTCAATTGGGGCCTGTTCGTGGCCATTGTGATGGCGGTGGTGATGTTTCGCTCCTCCAGCAATCTGGCGTCGGCCTACGGTATTGCGGTCACGCTGGACATGTTGATCACCACAGTGCTGACCTTTTTTGTGATTCGGTACAGCTGGAAATACCCCTTGGTGCTTTGCATTGGCGCCACGGCGCTATTCTTTGTGGTCGATCTGGCCTTTTTCGCCTCCAACATGCGCAAGTTCTTTGACGGCGGTTGGTTTCCTCTCATGATTGGCGGCGCGATCTTTACCTTGATGCTGACATGGAAAGAGGGCCGACGCTTGTTGAACGAAAAGCTCAAAGCTGACGCCATTGACTTGCCCAGTTTTCTGGATGCCGTGTTCGTCAGTCCACCGGTGCGGGTGGAGGGCACCGCTGTGTTTCTGACTGCCGAGACCGGAACCGTTCCCAATGCCTTGCTGCACAACCTCAAGCACAACAAGGTGCTGCATGCCAACAATTTGTTCGTGACGGTCCAAAACCATGAGGTTCCCTGGATTGGCATGGGCAAGCGACTGGAAATTGAGGCTTTGGGCCACGATTGCTGGCAAGTCAAAATTCACTACGGATTCAAGAACGACCCGGACGTGCCCAAAGCGTTGCAGCAAATCAAGGGTCGCGGCTGTGAGCTCGAGGAGATGAGTACCAGCTATTTCTTGTCGCGTGACACCGTGGTGCCGTCCATGGGGCGGGGCATGGCGCGTTGGCGTGAAAAGCTGTTTGCCCAAATGCATCACAACGCTAGTGGTGCGGCTGATTTCTTGAAGCTACCCAACAATGCAGTGGTTGAGTTAGGCTCGAAGATCGAAATTTAG
- the holA gene encoding DNA polymerase III subunit delta: MQLNPNQLGAHLQKGLKSLYTLHGDEPLLIQEALDAIRVVARSQGYTERTSHTVTGAHYDWSEVLAAGGSLSLFADKQIVELRIPTGKPGKDGSAALQHLAQQSRDNDTTLTLVMLPRLDKATKTGAWFGALESFGVTVQVEPVERNALPAWIAQRLSAQGQRVAGGDEGQRSLQFFADRVEGNLLAAHQEIQKLGLLHPQGELSFAQIESAVLNVARYDVFKLSEAVLAGQSIRVQRMLDGLQAEGEAEVLVHYALSEDIRALKRVKDALGQGRPMPMALREQRVWGAKERLFERVLPRLSDAALAQLLEAAHLVDGIVKGLKQPGWPTNNWQALQRLAMMLCSQCVVSPPTSRTY; encoded by the coding sequence ATGCAGCTCAACCCTAACCAGCTCGGCGCTCACCTGCAGAAAGGCCTGAAAAGCCTTTACACCCTGCATGGTGACGAGCCCTTGCTGATTCAGGAGGCCTTGGATGCGATCCGTGTCGTTGCTCGCTCACAGGGCTATACCGAGCGAACGTCGCACACGGTGACTGGCGCTCACTATGACTGGAGCGAGGTGCTGGCGGCCGGCGGCTCATTGAGTCTGTTTGCCGACAAGCAAATCGTGGAGTTGCGCATTCCGACCGGCAAGCCCGGCAAGGATGGCAGCGCCGCTCTGCAGCACCTCGCCCAACAGTCTCGCGACAACGACACCACGTTGACGCTGGTCATGTTGCCCCGGTTGGATAAAGCCACCAAAACGGGCGCCTGGTTTGGCGCGCTGGAGAGTTTCGGTGTGACCGTGCAAGTGGAGCCGGTCGAGCGCAACGCCTTGCCGGCCTGGATTGCACAGCGCTTGTCCGCCCAGGGACAGCGGGTGGCGGGTGGCGACGAAGGGCAGCGGTCCCTGCAGTTTTTTGCCGACCGGGTTGAGGGCAATCTGCTGGCGGCACACCAGGAAATTCAAAAGCTGGGTTTGCTGCACCCGCAGGGCGAACTGAGCTTTGCGCAGATTGAAAGCGCGGTGCTCAACGTGGCGCGTTACGACGTCTTCAAGTTGTCTGAGGCCGTGTTGGCAGGGCAGTCGATTCGGGTGCAACGCATGCTGGATGGCTTGCAGGCCGAAGGCGAGGCCGAAGTGCTGGTGCACTACGCCCTGAGTGAAGACATTCGGGCGCTCAAGCGGGTCAAGGACGCGCTGGGCCAGGGGCGCCCCATGCCCATGGCCTTGCGTGAGCAGCGCGTCTGGGGCGCGAAGGAGCGCCTGTTTGAGCGGGTGCTGCCCCGGCTGAGTGATGCTGCGCTGGCGCAATTGTTGGAAGCCGCCCACTTGGTCGACGGCATTGTCAAAGGTTTGAAACAACCCGGTTGGCCGACCAACAACTGGCAGGCTTTGCAGCGGCTGGCCATGATGCTGTGCTCGCAGTGTGTGGTGTCGCCGCCAACCTCGCGCACGTATTGA
- the gshB gene encoding glutathione synthase yields the protein MNILFVTDPLASFKIYKDTTFSMMREAQARGHRVFSCEPRQMAWVSGARVQAEVTALRLTGDKVDWYTVESAERRNLCEFDAIIMRKDPPFDSEYFYATHLLEQAEREGAQVFNKPRALRDHPEKLAILEFPEFIGPTLVTRSAKDIREFHAEHKDIILKPLDGMGGAGIFRVKADGLNLGSITETLNKEGAETVMVQKFLPAIEQGDKRVLVIGGQPVPFSLARIPQGGEVRGNLAAGGIGVAQPLTERDRYIAESLGPVLNARGLLLVGLDVIGDSLTEINVTSPTCFQEIFDQAGFNVAAMFIDALEQSLKPTL from the coding sequence ATGAACATTCTTTTTGTCACCGACCCGCTAGCCTCCTTCAAAATCTACAAGGACACCACCTTTTCAATGATGCGCGAGGCGCAAGCTCGCGGTCACCGCGTATTTTCCTGTGAGCCACGTCAAATGGCATGGGTGTCCGGCGCACGAGTGCAAGCAGAAGTCACCGCCCTGCGCCTCACTGGCGACAAGGTGGATTGGTACACCGTGGAGAGCGCAGAGCGCCGGAACCTGTGTGAGTTTGATGCCATCATCATGCGCAAAGATCCGCCTTTTGACAGCGAGTATTTCTACGCCACCCACCTGTTGGAGCAGGCAGAGCGTGAGGGTGCGCAGGTCTTCAACAAGCCACGGGCGCTCAGGGATCACCCTGAGAAACTGGCGATTCTGGAGTTCCCCGAATTTATTGGGCCTACATTGGTGACCCGATCAGCGAAAGACATTCGCGAGTTTCACGCCGAGCACAAGGACATCATCCTAAAACCTCTGGACGGGATGGGGGGCGCTGGTATCTTTCGCGTGAAGGCCGATGGATTGAATCTGGGCAGCATCACGGAAACCCTCAACAAAGAGGGGGCTGAGACAGTCATGGTCCAGAAGTTTTTGCCGGCCATTGAGCAGGGTGACAAGCGCGTGCTGGTGATTGGGGGGCAGCCTGTTCCGTTTAGCCTGGCCCGTATCCCTCAAGGGGGCGAAGTTCGTGGCAACTTGGCTGCCGGTGGCATCGGGGTGGCCCAGCCTTTGACCGAACGTGATCGTTATATCGCCGAGTCATTAGGGCCGGTTCTCAATGCGCGGGGGCTGCTGCTGGTGGGGCTGGATGTGATTGGCGATAGCCTGACCGAAATCAATGTCACCAGTCCGACCTGCTTTCAGGAGATATTCGACCAAGCCGGGTTCAATGTGGCCGCCATGTTCATTGATGCATTGGAGCAGTCACTCAAGCCGACACTGTAG
- a CDS encoding glutamate-5-semialdehyde dehydrogenase — translation MDALNITEYTQTLGLQAKAASALMAKAQAATKNRALRKLADLLRENIDALQVDNAKDIERAQTAGLAAPMVDRLKLTPKVIETCALGCEQLAAMADVIGEIIGMKQQPSGIRVGQMRVPIGVFGMIFESRPNVTIEAASLSIKSGNACILRGGSEAIESNRALAKLVQLALMDSGLPADAVQLVQTTDREVVGQLITMPQYVDVIIPRGGKGLIERISRDSKVPVIKHLDGNCHMYVDDGCDLDMALMLVDNAKTQKYSPCNATESLLVARPVAEAFLPRVGALFAAKGVEMRCDGLAAQILRSNPVVASVQTAQGGGAGASLIVDAVEPDWSEEYLAPIISIKVVAGVDEAIAHINRYSSHHTDAIVTRDHLHAQRFLREVDSASVMVNTSTRFADGFEFGLGAEIGISTDKFHARGPVGIEGLTSLKYVVLGQGEVRT, via the coding sequence ATGGACGCTCTCAACATCACGGAATACACCCAGACGCTGGGTTTGCAGGCAAAAGCCGCTTCAGCTCTGATGGCTAAAGCGCAAGCAGCTACTAAAAACAGAGCGCTTCGCAAACTCGCCGATTTACTGCGCGAGAACATCGACGCCCTGCAGGTTGACAACGCCAAAGACATTGAACGTGCCCAGACTGCTGGTTTGGCCGCTCCCATGGTGGATCGCCTCAAGCTCACCCCCAAAGTGATCGAAACCTGTGCCCTGGGCTGCGAGCAGTTGGCCGCCATGGCAGATGTGATTGGTGAAATCATTGGCATGAAGCAACAACCCAGCGGCATTCGCGTGGGACAGATGCGGGTGCCAATTGGCGTGTTTGGCATGATTTTCGAGAGTCGCCCCAACGTGACCATTGAGGCAGCCAGTTTGTCCATCAAAAGCGGCAATGCCTGCATTTTGCGGGGAGGCTCCGAGGCGATTGAGTCCAATAGAGCGCTGGCCAAGCTGGTGCAACTGGCGCTGATGGACAGCGGCTTGCCGGCAGACGCGGTGCAACTGGTGCAGACCACGGATCGTGAAGTGGTGGGTCAGCTCATCACCATGCCCCAGTACGTGGACGTGATTATTCCCCGGGGCGGCAAAGGGCTGATTGAGCGCATCAGCCGGGACTCCAAGGTGCCCGTCATCAAACACCTGGATGGCAATTGCCACATGTATGTCGATGACGGCTGTGACCTGGACATGGCTTTGATGTTGGTCGATAACGCCAAAACCCAGAAATACAGCCCTTGCAACGCCACAGAGAGCTTGCTGGTCGCGCGGCCCGTGGCCGAGGCTTTTTTGCCACGCGTGGGCGCACTGTTTGCGGCGAAGGGGGTCGAGATGCGCTGTGACGGTTTGGCAGCGCAGATTTTGCGCAGCAATCCGGTCGTCGCGTCGGTGCAGACCGCGCAAGGCGGCGGGGCGGGGGCCAGCTTGATTGTGGATGCGGTCGAGCCAGACTGGTCCGAGGAGTACCTGGCACCTATCATCAGCATTAAGGTGGTGGCAGGCGTGGATGAGGCCATTGCTCACATCAACCGATACTCCAGCCACCATACGGACGCCATCGTCACGCGGGATCACCTGCATGCCCAACGGTTTTTGCGTGAAGTGGACTCCGCCAGCGTCATGGTGAACACCAGCACGCGATTTGCCGACGGTTTTGAGTTTGGACTGGGCGCCGAAATCGGCATCAGTACCGACAAATTCCATGCCCGTGGCCCGGTGGGCATTGAGGGCCTGACCTCGTTGAAATACGTGGTGCTGGGTCAAGGCGAGGTTCGCACATGA
- a CDS encoding cysteine-rich CWC family protein: MKITPPTDPAHCPLCGKPNQCAMELERSSGQKQPPCWCTQADFSADLLAQIPAESKGKACVCAACAHAATPC, encoded by the coding sequence ATGAAGATCACACCACCAACGGACCCCGCGCATTGCCCTTTGTGCGGAAAACCCAATCAATGCGCCATGGAGTTGGAGCGCAGCAGTGGCCAAAAGCAGCCGCCCTGCTGGTGCACACAGGCCGACTTCAGTGCCGACCTGCTGGCGCAGATACCGGCTGAATCAAAGGGCAAGGCCTGCGTCTGCGCTGCCTGCGCCCACGCGGCGACACCATGCTGA